The following coding sequences are from one Mycosarcoma maydis chromosome 23, whole genome shotgun sequence window:
- a CDS encoding putative protein transporter TIM9, with protein sequence MDLSNLSSSEQQAMSRIIEQKQMKDFLKLYTGLVERCFESCCNDFTSKALSSKEDTCVSNCIQKFLKHSERVGARFGEENAKMMAQQQNK encoded by the exons ATGGATC TCTCGAAcctctcgtcgtcggagcAGCAGGCCATGTCCCGCATCAtcgagcaaaagcagaTGAAGGATTTTCTCAAGCTCTACACAGGTCTCGTTGAACGATGCTTCGAGTCTTGCTGCAATGATTTCACTTCCAAGGCGCTCAGCTCGAAAGAG GACACGTGCGTTTCGAATTGCATTCAGAAGTTCCTCAAGCACTCGGAACGTGTAGGTGCACGATTCGGCGAGGAAAA TGcaaagatgatggcgcAACAGCAAAACAAATGA